Genomic DNA from Magnolia sinica isolate HGM2019 chromosome 4, MsV1, whole genome shotgun sequence:
GTGCTGTAAATCTGAATCCTTCAATGTGTTTCTTGACTGGTTGTGCTGACAGATACAGTCGTATGTCTGTGGCTGAAATGTAAATTAATGGATTTTAGGATGTCAACCAAACAGGCACTAAAATTAGTAGGGTGCCCTAATACAAAGTGGGCCTAAGCGGTCCAACCCCATTTTCATCCTTACTTTAACTAGGTCCGGCCCATGTTTGGGCCCCTAAAGTTGGCTCAAGGGCCGGGCCTAGGACATTAATCTAGTAGGCTTGAATGCTTGATGCTCGGCTTGGTCAGGGCTAATCATGAATGGCCCAGCCCGGCCCTCCCCTTTTCCCATtccaatcattaagtgggccactacTATAATGGTTTAAAGACATTTATTAGTAGTTCTCTCTATCGACATacatttatattttaaatataattatTGAATCTGGGGTGATATGTCAATGATCCCAACCGCCTATATGTAGGATTTAATGTGGAttatggaaaggaaaaaaaaaaaatctgaatttgAGCTGCCtattaaaccctaaaccctaaacctttgGTCACTTGAAGTCTTTTCCTCAAACAGCCGGTCCTGGCCTGACCCAGCATGTCAGGCCAGGCCATAGGGAGTAGAGCTAGGTTTGGCAAACCCTAGAAGGTCTGGGACCTGGCCAGGCCCATTGCCACCTCGAACTTTAAGAGGGTGGTTCCTGTACAACGTTTGTAGGACGAGCTTATTCTACAGCGTAATGTGTAGAGCCTCTGTGATGAAGGCCCACATCCAATCCACCCAGGTTCGCTCCTTAAAATTCACCTAGCATCCCACAGGTGAATCAGATGGGATGGGGTAACCATCATTAAATCTATCACattgagtgtggcccactggattttGCATTTGAAATCCGATCATTCAGAAGATGCGCCCCACGGAGATGAGTGGACACCCAAAAAATCACCCGATTCCGAAGCTCAGGAGGCCACACTACACGAgtttttaagcatgattttacattttcTAAcccatgaatggattagatcacacaTCCATCACATTGGGGGTCACACACCATACTGTAAAATGAACCGACTCTGCAGACATTGTAGAGGAACCGGTATACCTACTTCAATGGGGAAGGAGGGTTATTTGATACTCACCATACaaagcttgatatgcaggcatttAAAAATTGTACATTCGACATCTGTGGAACTCACAGCTTCTAAGTTACAAGTTAGTTGAAAAATCGTATTCTCTTATTTGTGGACAACTATTTGTTAAAATAGgactattatatatttttttatttttagacgtCAAATAAGCATCCACCATCCAAtcatcaaataatcaaataagcgaAAATTTTGGCTCATGACACGTCTAAATTGAGAACCATAACTTACTGCAAGGTGGGATATAATTTCTAAGCAATTAGGTACCTGCGTATCATCATCagagtctgccagagtatcgaagaTTTTTTTCCTTAACtgggacaaaaataaaaaataaaaaaaaaatacaattggACACGAACGACAATGTGGAAACAAATAATCAGAGAacttatgctctaataccatttgTGAGTTATGTACACACTTAAAGCCCAAAAGCTAACTGGGCCAGGCCTAGATACACTGGGCCCAACTCACACCAGTGTCGAACACGAAGAAGTAGAAGGGTCAAACAGGGCCGGTAGAAGGCACTTCCTGCCATTCACCCCCTGCGCATTGTAGCTGGCGCCCGAGTTCAAATCCACCAAAAGCTCCCCAGCGTAACCAGGGTACGCCCCCTTACCATACACCCCCGCACAAGCCGATGCCGCCTCCAGCGGCGCATCTTCGGGTCCTTGGAAATACCCGTTCCCGAAAGGGTTCGTTACAGTTCCGGCCAAAAGACCCGCGATATTTACGATCATGCCATCCAAGCCAACATCGTCATTGGGGGCAACCAAGGGCGGAGATTGCGGTCCGTAGATTGGTTGGTGGAACGGCCACGCGCACTGACCCGGGCACTGAGTCTCCGAGTTCCCAACCCAGACGAAAGCCCATCTCTTATCCGAGTCGGATCCGTGAGACCCGCATCCGCTCATGCAAAAGCCCTCTACCGCCACGTCTTTGTCTGTCAGGACGAGCACCACCCCGACGGGTCTCGGACCCGATTTCGTTGCCAACTCGAGTATCTGAGACCTTTTGAGGGTTTTCCCAAGAGAGTAGTTTTCATCAGAGGTTTGGACGGATAAGATGACTTGGGCCTTCTTCTTCCCAGCCATTTCGGAGTATTTATTCATTGTTTCCCACCACTGGGAGATAGATGGCGTTGTGGGCGAGACACCCTTTTGTTGTGGTAGACTGAGGGAGAGGATGAAATCGGCGACAATGGATTTTTGGGTGTTGGTGAATCTACCATACCACAGAATAGAGATGGGAATCTCACCTTCTAGAATGGCTCCTTTGTGGTACGTCAGTAACGTAGGTGGTGGTACATAGAGGGAGGCCAGGTGCCTCACTCCCAAACAAAGGTCGATAGAACTTGCAATAAGAAACAGATAAAAGGGTATTTTCATGCCATTGAAAAAagccatttgagagagagagagagagagagaggagtggtggtgATGATGGAGCATGTGAGGGGTGGACGACTGTATATATAGGTGGTCTGGGATGCATGAacttgtgaagagaaagagagtgggagtcTTGACGCTGATTCTCTGTGGCTTCCTTCAGCACGATACACGGATCACGAATTCTTTGAATAGTTGCAGATTAGAGGGAGACATCTGGCGAGCATCCCTCAgtggctttatttatttatttatttatttatattatctttcttttttattttttttaaatcttgttGGCTTTGTATAGATAGTTGGAGACTGTCCACATTGTTTTCGCTGCCGGTTTGGATGCTGGTATGACAAGGCATGTTAATACATAATGGTTGCATGTGACGGGAACCATATATTATAGGAAAACCCTAGGCATGTTACCTCCCGCTAGGCAGTGCTGTCAATTAATAGGTACCCAGACGTGCAGTTATCCGATGGATCCAATCCGATTTTAATAGTTCCGCCCATTAACATTTCGTACTGGGTTCGGGTCTCACCTTCTTGACCAGTTAAAAATCAGATCCAGTTAGGTTTGGATCAGATCGGCGTGAGGACCAGTTAAAGTCAGGTTAGATGGGGTCTTCTTGCCAGTTTCAATTGGTTTTAATGTATATATTAATAATTTTAGAAACAAAACCAGGTTTCCTGAGTTACTCATTTGTAAGAAAGCCTATTTATATACAATGAATGTGTCAAATTGACATATATGtgaatgatctaatccatccatcagtgggcccaaccatgtaaatgtttttttttccctcccaATCCATCTTGAAACCCATGTCAAAAGACGTGAACGGGTACTCGATCTCGACTAGATTCGAGTTGAGGTATCAAGAACTAGACccagacctctgaagagagtcgGACCCAGTAAGACCCAACCTGGTTAGCCCGTTTATGGTTACTATAGGACCTGGCCTAAGCCGACCATTAACATCCCTGGTACCCACGCGGTTACTTTTTCACTAACGTGGGAGAAAGGACTTAACATGCACaaaatcccagccgtccatcatatTCACCACCCCCTTGgagccttgatcccaaaaatcaaaatgattcaacactcaggtgggccacctcaaaAATTTATACCTAAAGCTTCTAAACTcacatgatatggcccaccaaaggTTTAGAATACTGAAATTTGGGTGATGCTTTCATCTTGATAAGGAACTTCCGATGAATGGaatgatggcatataaacaccaggATGGGTTCTACACAAAACTAGTGGTGGGTATTCCATCcccaactatttcctatagtgtggcctaGTGAGTTTTGGATGATcattatttttgggttcaatggttaaaatgaggCAGAGTACCTGATagatggggtggatctcatgaaagtttcacCCGATCTATCCAGTGGTGGCTCTTAATTATAGTTGGAAGGGCACTGTTTACACCCTTTCCTTCTGATAATTGATACTCCACCGCAGGCTTTTATTTAGTTTGTAATATAGTGGTACCAGATAGTACTGTTCTGTAAGTTATAACGCTCCTAGTTGTGTTGAGGCAATTGTACAGTCCAATGCATTGGCGTAGACCATTCATCAGATACAACACCATTAATATATTAATTGGCTGCCATGAAAACATTGATCTCATCAATCTAAAAGTATTAACCACTTGCTTGATGGCCTTTAAAATGGACagtcagattgttttaaaaaaataggtgcaatcaacaatttgatccatctatttgctgGGGTTCATCATGGATTGATTATCATTCTAGATAATCTATTTTGATAGGCATCTATAACCACTCATCCAAATAACAGCTGCATGTGACACCATCCAGTCCATTCAGATGCCCCACCAGGATGAACGAACCCCTCACAAATCTGGccattccaaaattcaggtgggccctaccatttgATTTTAccgttttaggcatgatttgtgggcccacctcggttttgattttattttattttttccttcaaggAGAGCACGAGGgagcccatatgatggatggagtggatgcatacatacataatggtAATACCCACACACACTTTCAGAATAAACTTATTCCAGAAAAGTTGCGGTGGAACCGGTGTAATGTGATGGAACATATGAAAATATACACATGGCATGAGATTgtattgatctgaaccgtctattcaTTGGGGACAATCATGAAATGGGcattaaccaagcaaggcaaaTGATGGAGAAAAAATCACCAGCATCCTGCCAATGTTTCTGCAAGTAATTATTTGCGTTGTTAGATCTATAACTTTTGTAATGTAGTCATTTACTAAGACTTAAGTTGATGGACGGTTTCGATCATGACATGAATGCTACGTATACCGAATAGAAAATGAAATCATTGTACCTTTTGGTTTACTCTTGCTAGATCggggtttcaacacccggtcaagggatcgagtatccataggtggtggtgaaatccactacggcgtgagtgtgtggttgtgtgtgtgcgtgtgtagaaattaaaaataataataataataataatacctgatGAGGAAGGCCCCTCAATTTGGAGGTTTTGAATTGAGTTGTAACTGTGCCATTTGTGCAGTTTATTATTGCCTGCGTGCCTATCATCCATCACGCTCCGCCAGATAAAGTATTTTCTCTTCAATGCATAGCGTGCTGGCAACTTGAATCttgggagttatttaatactccacATGCGTAGTACGATTACTACGCAGGCACCTACGAATGGTACATGTGTCACATATTAACTCAAAATAttgtggaaatggattggctactccccctgccactagcccagtggctagtggtcggtgctctgtgggcctcactatgatttatgtcttttatccatgccgttcatccatttttacatatcattttagggcttgatcccaaaaataagagagatataaatctcacatggactacaccacaggaaaacaatactgattggatatccaccattaaaatcctcctaaggcccactgtactgtttatttaacatccagtctgttgattaggtcatacagacctagatgatgaagggaaaaaaaaaaagaaaaaagataagcttgatccaaaactttttgggggcaaaacttttatggcccccaaaaattttttaatagttgatgttcaatcaacactgtttcctgtaatgtggtccacttgagattgggatatatctcattcttagtctcataaaataaaattatctagaaaaatatatggacggcatggatgaaacatatacatcatggtgggcccacacagcaccaggggagtagccaatccgtttccaattatATTGTAAACCCAACTGTCGTTACATCCACAAAATAGGAATAAGATTgcctgaacaatcctaacctctgatttgtggacacttgtttgttggaagaaggctattgGATACTcttcaattttaaccgtccaataaatattcaTCAATCCGATAGCCGGATTATCAAATAAAAGTAATGTTTGAAACAGTAATAAATCTAAACTAGTGCCCTAATTGTAATGCCAAGTGTGCGATTTCCaattgcctgcgtatcatccatcacagacTGACAGAGTACCAAAGTACTCTTGAATCTTCCATACCTTTTTCCATACCATGCATTCCATTGCTCCGGACAGCCATATACGGCCATGTCACCTGGTCCGTGACAATGGGAAATGGGAACACGTGTCCATGCATGCATCTGGGACGTGATAATTAAAAAGTCGTGCTTCTGTGCACATCATGGGCATCGGCCAACATCTTTTGGTTCCTTTCTTGAAATGAGGGATGAAAGTCCCATCCCCATGTGGGCCTTCTAAGTTGGAAACCGGCCACTTGTGTCCAAAGATGTAGGTGCATTGCCCCGTACCGACAAAGTAGATGGAATCCACGTCAACAGAACCTACCGCCATCTGACATGCACCAGCGTGGACGTTTGTATCAGCCTCTCCAATTCATGTGGCCCACTGGGGATGGAGCACAAGCTGGAGAACCGTCCTGATCTGATTATTATAACAGTTCGATTGGCAGCGATTAAACAGGTAAAGATAAATATGACGCGACTTACTCGggaataactactttgaatccacaagCTTCCCGGTACTCATCCTCTTAAATAGTGATATTAATCTTAGGAAGcctcagaatcaaactacaataaaacttactaaaattgtaatttgttatttatagatggtcatgatttttacTAGACTTTATAGTTTTCCGCTAAaaatagtgtcttatttggctcaACTATGTTAATCTCTTTAATTTTTTAAGTACTTTTTGTGTAGGAGATAACTCTTAAAGCTCAAATTACcaagagttacaatcaaattaagtcaaattaaaacttactagaaatagctcaactggcagactgtgtggatatacctcatttcaacacctgaggtcttggtatcgattcctagggagtggctaacatggagtgtgtgtactaacatgggtgtgtactaacaagttaacccaaataataataataataataataataataataataagttttcaACCATCGATTTAATAAAATCTCACAAATTCCGCATGAGCAACCTTGCATAGCAAGTTGTTAggttaaattagcttctcctacccaaaattatatatgatacGTCGGATAACTAATTCCAACTTATGAGATATGCCCGTTTTAAGGTTATGACaatccggatcacttctgcctccaatCAAACCTTCTCAGGTCCATCTTGACTAAGAGATTGTCTGCCCGCTctacataaaaaaatatataaaaaattaaaaaaccttAGAAGGAAacctgattggatgatctaacCAATTTTAAGTTTGGGCTGGGTCAGGTCTTGGGGCGTGGGTAGTGGGCCACGCCCAAACTCGGCTCATTGCCCATGCCTATTTCATACAGAGTAAAGATGACCACAAAGCAAGAGTAAAGCTGAGCAAATCATCCGGTTGTCCACCGCTACATAAAAAAGAAATTGAATGGTTAAAAGACAACTTGCCACCTTCGAATCAGCACTTGTGACTTGTGGTTACTGTAGGAGTGCCCGTGCGGTGGCCATGTGGGCTTGCAAAATTCTATTGCACAAATCCCTTTTCGCAGTAACTTGTATCGTAAAGAAGGTGTATGTGTAGTAGATACGCAAGACATCCCACAAGAGGTGTAGGGTCATGCACGAcaaggcccacctaatgaaataTATTACATTTCAGAAAATTTAGGTAATCAGACTCGTAAAAACACAAATAGAAATGCTAGTATGCAACTACCTCCCATCAAAGTAATACGTACGTTAACATGTGTGCTGACTGGGACAGTCGATCTGGTGGCGCACTACATAGATAGcccatatgccaaaaatcagggcAATTGGACTGTGGCACCAATCAGAACGGTGGCCTGAAAAagcaaaggtccacattgatCCAGCAAAACCCACGATAACGATATAGTCAGAGCTATCCAAATCCTATGATTTTCAACCAACAGCCTGACCATGTTGTGGCCCGCCACATCAACGGTCCCGATCATCACCATTATCTGGCACGTGAGCAGAGAGCTGTGAACATAAACTGTAGCAGAATGCACCAAAAAGCAAGATTCCTTCGGTCTCATGTGGGTGGCGAGCCTTTGATGCATATCCACGATAGAACATCTTATATTCCTTCTTTGTGTAAGATATAAAGCATGGAACCGATGTTCTAGTGGTTTGTTAGGGTAGGAGGGTTacagaaaacctaatcctaaggtttgaaaatcaatttcctcACCTCGTCATAAACACCTGTAGTTTTAAATGGTCACGGAGGAAGTTGCACTTCCATTATGAATGCAGCATTtgaggaagaaaaaaaatttgtatttttccaattttttatgGAATTGAATGAGTAGATACATAGACAGggaaagagtttttcttctcttttttccttttttcttgtttGTTATCATAAATAATCTCCACACTACATTCATGCAAATCCAGAGCAATGCAGAGTCATTGATACATTGGTAGCGTGTGACCATTCATGACCATGGACAAAGTAGCTGCACTTAATGGTTTTTGACAGCGGAAACATCACAAATAATGCTTAAAACCCAAATGATGGTTTAAGGCATGGAGCTGTGCTTCTTTGGAAATATGTATTTAATAATTAAGATTTTCTGTaaattttttaaatcttttttccTACTTTGCCATTAAGTGTTGGCCATTGCCGTATAATTTTTAATATTGTTTTACTCTCACATTAGAACCAAAGTAGGAAGAGAAAGCATTTATATTAGAATCGTTCATTTGTCATGTGGATTAAAAATTAAGAGTATGCCATGTGAGTAACCTTGTACATGCAGGCATGGGTGAACCACAACCGAGTTGTGGTGTGTATTTGAGTAGAGAGCTGTCATGCACCTATACGCCATTAATGCACCGTCCCTAAATACATCTCATGGCTAATATTGAGGACAGTTTCTAAGACCTAATATATCAATAATTCTACTTATAAAAGTAAATTTGTCTTTAAGATAGCAACTTTAATATGTCTTGACTTTCTCTATAAaacatttattattttttatttgtgataTTTTGATTTTCTATTATACCCTTTTATTAGAACCCACATTGCTAAGGCCACAAGTGGGGTATGATCAAGCTAATGCATAGGTCACTACAGATACCAGTGTGACTAACACATTTAGCATCCAAGTCATCTATAGGAAAGGTAACAGTGTGTAGATTCCTTATCCTAGA
This window encodes:
- the LOC131242311 gene encoding protein PHOSPHATE-INDUCED 1-like; its protein translation is MLHHHHHSSLSLSLSQMAFFNGMKIPFYLFLIASSIDLCLGVRHLASLYVPPPTLLTYHKGAILEGEIPISILWYGRFTNTQKSIVADFILSLSLPQQKGVSPTTPSISQWWETMNKYSEMAGKKKAQVILSVQTSDENYSLGKTLKRSQILELATKSGPRPVGVVLVLTDKDVAVEGFCMSGCGSHGSDSDKRWAFVWVGNSETQCPGQCAWPFHQPIYGPQSPPLVAPNDDVGLDGMIVNIAGLLAGTVTNPFGNGYFQGPEDAPLEAASACAGVYGKGAYPGYAGELLVDLNSGASYNAQGVNGRKCLLPALFDPSTSSCSTLV